The DNA region TTCCCCACCAGCACATTCTGGTGCTGGTCCCGGGGATGGAAGCGCTCCACCGCCTCCCATGAGCCAAGGTCGTCCCAGCCGAAGTCGCCCTTGATCACCGCCACCTTCTCCGCCTTCTCCATCACTCCGTAGTCGATGGATATCTTTTCCACCTCCCGGTAAAAATCAGCGAACTTCTCCTGCCCGGCGCTCAAGCCCCCCAGCTTCTGCCAGGCGTTCAGTTTTTTATGCAGTTCCGGCAGATGCTTTTCAATCTGCTCCAGAATGGTCTTGGCCTTCCAGACGAAGATCCCGCCGTTCCAGTAAAAGTAACCGCTTTTGACGAATTTGTTGGCCGTGATGGCGTCCGGTTTTTCCCGGAAACTTTTGACCACGAAGCAGGGAATGCTGCAGTCGGGAAGCATTTCGCCCCGCTCGATGTAGCCGTAGCCGGTCTCGGGCCGGTTCGGCGCGATCCCGATGGTCACCAGATAACCCCGCCGGGCCAGGACCGCCCCCTGCTCCAGGGCCTGCTGGAACCTGGGCACGTCATTGATGAAATGGTCGGAGGGCAGCACCATCATCACCGCCTCGGGATCTTCCCGGGCGATCTCGGCGGCGGCCACGGCAATGGCCGGGGCGGTGTTCTTGCCGGACGGCTCCCCGATCAGCCGGGGTCCGACGATGCCGATCTTTTCTATGGATTTCACCAGGTCCTCACCGGTGACCACCCACTGCCTCTCCACCGGGGCCAATGACCCCACCCGTTTCAGGGTCTCGCCCAGCATCGAGCTTTGACCGGTCAGGGTCAGCAGCTGCTTGGGCATGTTGCTGCGGCTTTTGGGCCAGAACCGTTCCCCCCGGCCCCCGGCCAGGACCACGGCATAAAGATTGTCCATCAAGCTCCTGTTGTTATATTGAAGTAGACTGTGAAAACTAAACCTGAATTATTCTCGTTATAATTATCATACTTAACATTTTTAGCCACAGAAAGCACATAAATCACAGACTATTTCTCAAGTTCGATTTTTGTGTCCTCTGTGCTTTTTGTGGTTAGGCAAGTGTCCTAAAAACTCAACTGATAGGAGGCTTTCATTCCACGAAAAGAGGGTTCATAGCGGCAAAAGCCGCCGGAGCAGACCAGCCCCCCCTTGCTCTGTCCGGTCGAAGCCGTCAGCTTTTGCCGGCCCTGATCCCATTGATAGGAGGCCCCGGCTTCCCCCCACCGGTCCTGGTCCTGATACTCGGGGACCTTTTGGCTGGCCAGGCTTCCGGACCCGTAGATCTGAATATCCTGTCCGGCATTCCAGCTCAGGTCCAGGGAATACTCGGTGTATTTCAGTCCGCTGGAAAAATAATAATTGTCATAGAGATCGGCCCCGGCCTTAAGGGTTAAAGAACGGCGGCCGTCATAACGCCAGGCGCCTCCGGCCTTTCCTCCCTGATAATATTTTTGTTTGAGGTCGGGCTGAAGATTATCCTCGCGCCGGTCCGCCAGTTCCAGGGACAGGTCAAGGTCTTCCCCGGCTTTCCACCGGCCCTCAAAATATGCGTCCCGCCATTTCTGGCTGAGGCGGGGGGACCTGGCCTGGGAATAATTGGCCGCCAGCTCCAGCCCTTCCCAGGGTGTGGCGGTGATGTCCAATTGCCCGCCCTGTTCGTCATAGCCGGCGTTCAGCAGGCGGCCTTCGCGGTTGCAGGCCGGCGGGGCATTTAGCTGGTTGTCAAAATCCCGGTAGTTTTTAAGGTCCAGAGCCAGGGACAGGCCGGAAAGGTTGAGTGAACCCGCGGCATACAGGGCGTGTCCGTTCACATCCTCGATCCCGATCCAGCCCCAGGTGGCATCGTAGGTGCCGTAAGTGCGGCGGGCCAGATACTCGGCATACAGGTCGGCCGGGGCCCAGGCCCAGGACAGATGCCCGCCGTAGTATTCTTCCGCCGCCTTGCCAAAGGAGGGGTCGCTGGTCTTTTCCCCGGCGTTGGCCCGGAGGTAGATGCCCCCCAGGGCCAGGGAATTCAGCGGCATCAGTTTGATCTCGGTTCCGGCATAGCTCCTGGCGCTGTCAATCCAGTTGAGGTTCTCCCGGATCCTTCCGGCCAGGGCTTTGGCCTCCAGCCAGTCCCCCCAGGATGATCTGACCTGAAGGCCTTCAACATCCCGGTCGATCTTCACTTTCTCATCGGCCACGCAGCTTAAGGAAAGCCCCCGCCCTAAAGTGCTGTAAAAATTGCCGGCGGTAAGGTTCATGTTTTCATTTTTGACCGACAGGAATTTCCGGGAAAGTCCGCCGTAGAGCACCGTGTCCTGCCAGGATTCCTGGTCAAGCAGCAGCCGGGCCCCGGTTTCCAGCTCCCAGCCGCTTTTCAGGCTTCCGGCCAGGCGCAGGTCAAGGATGTTCTTATAGCTAAGGGCCTGGCCGGGCTGGGCATCCCAAAGATAGGCCCTTTCGGTGCCGGTGAACTCGATCCCCGGAGCGGCCTTAAAGGCTGCCAGAAGTAATGTCGCGGCAAGTATCTTCTTCATTTCAAGGTCACATCCGCATAGAACTTTATCAAGCGCTGTAATGTCGGATCGGCCTTGGAGGTGGCGATCAGGGTGCCGTAGATCGGGCCGTCGGTATTGCTGCCCAGATGGACCACCAGGGTGGCCAGCGAGTCTCCGGCGGCGATCATTCTGGTGGTATAGGGAATGGGATAACAGAGCCCCGTCAGGTTGCAAAGTGATTTCAGGGTAACATTGGGATGAAGCAGGCTGTCCGGAACGTCAAGGATCAGGGAGTCGCCGACGGTACCGGTGTTCTTCAGTGTGAAACGGAACTCGGCCTGGCTGTCAACGGCAACGGTTTGCAGGGTCTCCGGCGCGGTCAGGGTAAAATCATATACTATGGACAGGGCCACATTAAGATGGAAATTAAGGTACTGCTTTTGGGACGGGTTGTGCTTGGGATACGCCACCAGAGTGGCTGTTTTATTCCCGATGGTGGAATCGCTTAAGCGGAGGACATAGCTGGCCAGGGAATCACCTGGGGCCAGGAAACCGGTCTGGGCAGGAAACCCGGAAATGATTCCGGAGGAAGTGTTCCAGAGCGATCCGGCAATGGTGGCCGAAGAGGAGCTGTCGGAAATCTCCAGGATCAATGTATCCCCGGCGCTGCCGGTATTGCGGATGACGAGAGGGAAAAGTGCCAGGCTGTCCTTTTTCACGTCGGCCATGGTATCGGAGGCGGTTACTGTAATATTGTAGGCCGCCGCGGCCAGGCTGAGACTGGCCGACTGCAGCACCTCTTTGGTGTCATAGCTTTGGACAAAGGCCGCCAGATGCAGGCGGTTCAGGTTCCACGATGGATCCGGGGTAATGGACCCGTCCCTGGTAAAAGTGTTTCCGTAATTCAGGGAAATAGCGGTTCCCTGATTGTCTGGGATTATCTGCCGGGCCACGTACCGGTGGAGACTTACACCATTTGGAGCAATATAGGAAATAGGATCCTCCATCACCACCAGCAAAAGCCTCAGGTCGGTCTGGGTTATGCTTTGCTGGGGCGTTATCTCCAGGTGATAGTTGACGACCCCGTTCTGGGTTTGGCCGGTCAGGCTGATGGTGATGGGGCTTTTTAAAAGCAGGCGGTTATTGAACGCTGTTTTATAATCCTGATAAGTGCCCTGGAATTCAGTTGCTCCCCCAAATATAGTTATACCGTCGAAAACCATTACTGGTGGGGCATCAATGCCATAAAAACCAGCCCTCAGACCAACTTGATCAAAAGCAAATGGATCCGTATCCCCCGGATCAGGGAAATGGTACTCTATTAAAGTTGCATCAGTCCCAGCATCCGTAGCCAAGGCCTCCGCCGCGCTGTCGGCGATGGGGCAATAGGTGCACCAGGTGGCGGTAAAGAGCTCCAGCAGAACTCGCCGGGGAACTCCGGTCTGCTCACCGGCCTTTTCGGACGGGGTCGGCAGTTTCTTTCCGCATCCGGCTAGGGCCGCCAGCAGAACTAAAGTTATTATGTGCTTCTTCGTCATTCTATCACTTTGATTCAGGTGCGGCCAGGGTGTCGCCTGGGGCCGGGCGCCGGATGATCTTCATGATCTCCTCTTCCAACAATTTCTCGTCCCCCGGCTTGTACCCCAAATGCCGGTAAATGATGTTGCCCTGCCGGTCCAATAGGAACAGTCCGGGAACATCGGTCAGGCCAAAAGCCTTCATGGCCTCCTGCTCGGGATCCAGGGCCACCGGCAGGGTGATCTTTTTCCCGGCCAGCAGCGAGCTGACCTTCTGCCGGTTCCTGGCTTCATCGATGCTGACCGCCAGAAATCCGATCCCGCTGTCGGCATAGACCTGATAGTATTTCTGCAGGTGCTGCAGCTCCTCCTGGCAGGGATGACACCAGGTGGCCCAGAAGGAGATCACCAGCGGGCCCTGCTCCAGCAGCTTTTCCAGCACCACTTTTTGCCCGCCGGGTGTTTTAAGCTTAAAGTTTAGGGCGTCGACAGTGCTGGAAAAGCCCAGAAAGAATAACAGTCCGAGGGAAAATATGATCGTTTTAAAGGTTCTCATTTTACCAAAATCAGTTTTTTGGATAGTCTTCCTTCAGCGGTCTGCAGGCTGTAAAAGTAAACTCCGGCAGCGGCCCTTTTCCCCTGGTTGTCGGTGCCATCCCAGGTCAACTGATACTTTCCCGGAGACTGCTTTTCATTTGCCAGGGTTTTTACCAGCCGGCCGGTGATATCATAGATATTCATTTTTACCGTCTGGGTAGTGGATATCTGGTAGCTGATGGCAGTCGCTTGGGCGGTGGGGTTGGGGTATGAATTGAACAATTGGATGGCTACTGGACCGGCGATCCTTTGCGGTTCGCCCTCTATCCCTGTCTTCAGATACCCGTCGATGGCAATGTCGTCCACCGACCAGCCGTCCGCCACATTAATGGTGTCGGTTACCAACCGGAACCTGAGCCGGAAATATTTCTTGCCGCAGTAATTGGTGATGTTGGCCGTTCGCATCTGCCAGGATCCGACCGAGCCGTTGTAGCCCGTTACTAATGTGCTCCAGGTGATGGCGGCGCTGTCGGTGGCCACCTCGGGGCGGCAGTAATCTCCGGCCAGCACGTCGTACTTTTCGTACCAGGTAAGAACCGCCGATGAATAGCCGGTCAGGTCCAGGGGATTCAGCATCCGGATCCAGCGGTTCTGCTTGTTGGCATAGTCGCCGCCCTCGGCGTTGGTGATGCAGGTATTGAAGCTGTGGTATTCCGCGGTGGTGGTATCCCAGTTGATGCCGGTGGTATAAGCGGTGTAACCGGCCAGCCAGTTGCCCAGCCCGCTTTCAAAATCTTCGGTGTAGATCACCGCCGGAGTCCCCACTGTGAACTGAACCGAGTCGGTGACGGTCACGATTTCGCCGTAAAGGCCGCTGTATATCCTTTTGTTGATGTGGATGGTCACCAGGTGCCCCTCCGGCATGTTGGCCGAAGCTTTGACCCCGATCAAAAACGGTGATGAACTGTTGTTGGCGGAATCCCCCGGCGCCATGCTGCCGATGCTAAAGAGAGTGTTGCTTAGGGTGATGAAGGTGTCTGCCGTGACCGCTTCCACCTCGGCTCCGGTGCCGGCGGCATAAAGGTCCTTTACCCTGACCGACAGGTCAAGGGTTTCACCCGGTTCGTAGTAGCCGTCCCCGTCCCCGTTCTCGGTCAGGGTGTAGCCCTGCTGGGCCAGGCAGGCCCCGTAAAGATGCGAGCCCTGGATTATCTGCTTGTCGGCCCTCTGGACGAAAGCCGCGAACTGGCATTTCCCCAGCACCCAGGAGGGGTCTATGGTAAAGTTGCGGACGAACATGGCGCTGTCTCCGGCCGGGATGGTGAAGACCTGGCCGTTCTCGTCGGGGATCATGTCCCGGACCGTATAGTCGATCTCTGTCATATCAAACCACACTTCCGGAATATTCCGCTCCATGACTGCGAAGTGCAGGGTTCCCGACTCGGGGGTTATATTCGTGTTCCTTATTTTTACGACTACCACTCCGGTGCGGGTTACCAGGTCGTGGGTTCCCATTATCATGGTTAGCTCAAAAGGACTGGGGACTGTTTTGTGAGAGTCAAACATCGGGCGGTAGTAATCATACATTGTAGTCGTAGTCCCCCCGACAATACTGTCAAGCCCGCCGAAGATTACCGTCGGGAATCCCGGAACCATATCACCGTAATATTCAATCCTGCTATTCACCTCCGTGCTAGCATAAGGGTCCCCAGAATGATATGCCAGCACTAGCAGTGAATCTCCTGTTTCTTCATGTAATTGTTCAAGCCCCCTGGCAGCACTCGGGCACCAAGTGCACCAGGTCCCGGTGAAATCCTCGGCCACCACCACCCGCTGGCTGGCTGCCAGGTTCGCCACCGCCACAAGCAGTATGACGATAACTGCGGACATTGTCTTCAGTTTTTTCATTTGGACTCCTTTCCCGGTTTTTGTCTTTTTTGTTTTTAGGGTCAGCAGTCGTAGTAAAGCTCGTATTCATAGGGGTGGGGCCTTAGGGCCAACGCCTCTGATTCCCTGCTCTTCAGCTGGGTCCAGACGTCAATCAGGTCCTTGGTGAACACGCCACCCTGCAGCAGGAACTGGTGGTCGCGGCGCAGGGCGTCCAGCGCCTCGGGCAGCGAGGTGGGCAGGGTGGGTATCTTCTCCAGGTCGGCCTTGGACAGGCTGAACAGGTCCTTGTTCAACGGCTGGCCCGGGTCAATCTTGTTCTTGATGCCGTCGATCCCGGCCATCAGCATGGCGGCAAAGGCCAGGTAGGGGTTGCAGGTGGCGTCGGGCGGGCGGAACTCGTAGCGCATGGTCTTGGGGTCGGTAAGGTATCCGGGGATCCGGACCGCCGCGGTGCGGTTGCCCACCGAGTAGGACGACCTGACCGGGGCCTCGTAGCCCGGCACCAGCCGGCGGTAGGAATTGGTGGAGGGATTGGTGAAGGCCAGCAGGGCCGGGGCGTGCTTAAGCAGGCCGCCCAGATAATGCAGGGCCAGGTCGGACATGTTCACCAGCCCGCCCTTTTTGTAGAACAGGGAATTGCCGTCCTTGGCCAGGTACTGGTGGACGTGCATCCCGCTGCCGGGCTCGCCGAACAGCGGCTTGGGCATGAAGGTGCAGGCCAGCCCGGCCTGGAAGCAGGCGTTGCGGACGATGTATTTGACCAGCATGGCCCGGTCGGCCATCTTGGTCAGGGTGTCGAACATCACCTCGATCTCCATCTGCCCGGCCCCGCCCACCTCGTGGTGGTGGTATTTCACCGGGATCCCGCACTGCTCCATGGTTTTGCAGAGCGAGGAGCGGAAGTCGAAGAACCTGTCATGGGGCGGGGCGGCATGGTAGCCTCCCTTGTGGGCGATCTTGTTTCCCAAATTGGGGTTCTCTTCCTTGCCGCTGTTCCAGTGGGCCTCCCTGGCATCAACCTCAAAAAAGCTGTGCTGGGCCTGGTTCTGGTAGCGGACCGAGTCGAACAGGTAGAACTCGAACTCCGGACCCCAGAAGCTCTGGGGGGCGTAGCCGGTCTTGGCCAGGTACTGCTCGGCCTTCTCGGCGATAAAGCGGGGATTACGGTCGAACTTCTCGCCGG from bacterium includes:
- a CDS encoding mannose-1-phosphate guanylyltransferase; amino-acid sequence: MDNLYAVVLAGGRGERFWPKSRSNMPKQLLTLTGQSSMLGETLKRVGSLAPVERQWVVTGEDLVKSIEKIGIVGPRLIGEPSGKNTAPAIAVAAAEIAREDPEAVMMVLPSDHFINDVPRFQQALEQGAVLARRGYLVTIGIAPNRPETGYGYIERGEMLPDCSIPCFVVKSFREKPDAITANKFVKSGYFYWNGGIFVWKAKTILEQIEKHLPELHKKLNAWQKLGGLSAGQEKFADFYREVEKISIDYGVMEKAEKVAVIKGDFGWDDLGSWEAVERFHPRDQHQNVLVGNCLAIDSQNNLVYSDDGMVAALGLKDIIIVQSQGAVLVCHRSKVQEVRKVLEELKKMPDGDKYI
- a CDS encoding DUF6029 family protein; this translates as MKKILAATLLLAAFKAAPGIEFTGTERAYLWDAQPGQALSYKNILDLRLAGSLKSGWELETGARLLLDQESWQDTVLYGGLSRKFLSVKNENMNLTAGNFYSTLGRGLSLSCVADEKVKIDRDVEGLQVRSSWGDWLEAKALAGRIRENLNWIDSARSYAGTEIKLMPLNSLALGGIYLRANAGEKTSDPSFGKAAEEYYGGHLSWAWAPADLYAEYLARRTYGTYDATWGWIGIEDVNGHALYAAGSLNLSGLSLALDLKNYRDFDNQLNAPPACNREGRLLNAGYDEQGGQLDITATPWEGLELAANYSQARSPRLSQKWRDAYFEGRWKAGEDLDLSLELADRREDNLQPDLKQKYYQGGKAGGAWRYDGRRSLTLKAGADLYDNYYFSSGLKYTEYSLDLSWNAGQDIQIYGSGSLASQKVPEYQDQDRWGEAGASYQWDQGRQKLTASTGQSKGGLVCSGGFCRYEPSFRGMKASYQLSF
- a CDS encoding FlgD immunoglobulin-like domain containing protein, whose product is MKKLKTMSAVIVILLVAVANLAASQRVVVAEDFTGTWCTWCPSAARGLEQLHEETGDSLLVLAYHSGDPYASTEVNSRIEYYGDMVPGFPTVIFGGLDSIVGGTTTTMYDYYRPMFDSHKTVPSPFELTMIMGTHDLVTRTGVVVVKIRNTNITPESGTLHFAVMERNIPEVWFDMTEIDYTVRDMIPDENGQVFTIPAGDSAMFVRNFTIDPSWVLGKCQFAAFVQRADKQIIQGSHLYGACLAQQGYTLTENGDGDGYYEPGETLDLSVRVKDLYAAGTGAEVEAVTADTFITLSNTLFSIGSMAPGDSANNSSSPFLIGVKASANMPEGHLVTIHINKRIYSGLYGEIVTVTDSVQFTVGTPAVIYTEDFESGLGNWLAGYTAYTTGINWDTTTAEYHSFNTCITNAEGGDYANKQNRWIRMLNPLDLTGYSSAVLTWYEKYDVLAGDYCRPEVATDSAAITWSTLVTGYNGSVGSWQMRTANITNYCGKKYFRLRFRLVTDTINVADGWSVDDIAIDGYLKTGIEGEPQRIAGPVAIQLFNSYPNPTAQATAISYQISTTQTVKMNIYDITGRLVKTLANEKQSPGKYQLTWDGTDNQGKRAAAGVYFYSLQTAEGRLSKKLILVK
- the glnA gene encoding type I glutamate--ammonia ligase, giving the protein MTLKQIFAMAKKNKVEFVAVKFVDLLGKWHQITVPSHELKPELFERGRGIGFDGSSVAGFTQVKAGDMIVIPAPDTGFMDPFAKLPTLSFLGEVIDVATGEKFDRNPRFIAEKAEQYLAKTGYAPQSFWGPEFEFYLFDSVRYQNQAQHSFFEVDAREAHWNSGKEENPNLGNKIAHKGGYHAAPPHDRFFDFRSSLCKTMEQCGIPVKYHHHEVGGAGQMEIEVMFDTLTKMADRAMLVKYIVRNACFQAGLACTFMPKPLFGEPGSGMHVHQYLAKDGNSLFYKKGGLVNMSDLALHYLGGLLKHAPALLAFTNPSTNSYRRLVPGYEAPVRSSYSVGNRTAAVRIPGYLTDPKTMRYEFRPPDATCNPYLAFAAMLMAGIDGIKNKIDPGQPLNKDLFSLSKADLEKIPTLPTSLPEALDALRRDHQFLLQGGVFTKDLIDVWTQLKSRESEALALRPHPYEYELYYDC
- a CDS encoding TlpA disulfide reductase family protein is translated as MRTFKTIIFSLGLLFFLGFSSTVDALNFKLKTPGGQKVVLEKLLEQGPLVISFWATWCHPCQEELQHLQKYYQVYADSGIGFLAVSIDEARNRQKVSSLLAGKKITLPVALDPEQEAMKAFGLTDVPGLFLLDRQGNIIYRHLGYKPGDEKLLEEEIMKIIRRPAPGDTLAAPESK